CAAAACGAAGATGAGAGTAAAGTTCATTTGTCCATCGCAGGTCCCACGGTGCGGACGAGGGCGATGACCGCCGGTCCCAGAGTTACGAACAGCATCGTCGGCAGAATGAAGATGACGAGCACCGGCACCATCTTGATCGTGGTTTTAGCGGCAGCTTCCTCGGCTCGTTGCCGGCGTTCGGTGCGCAGCGAGTCCGAGTGCACACGCAGGGCTTGCGCGATGCTGGTGCCAAACTTGTCCGTCTGGATGAGTACGGCAACGAGTGCGCGGACATCGTCCACACCCGTGCGTAGCGCCAGGTTGCGGAGCGACTCAGCCCGGGACTTGCCAGCGCGCATCTCCAGGTTGACTAGCTGCAATTCGTCGCTGAGCGAGGGATGGACTGTGGAGAGTTCGCCGGCAACGCGGGCCAGGGCTTGATCGAGTCCGAGTCCGGCTTCGACGCAGACGACCATCATGTCAAGCGCGTCGGCCAAGCCAAGACGGATGGAAAGCTGGCGTCCGGTCACCTTGCGCTTGAGGATGAAGCGTGGAATGAAGTAGCCGAAAGCTGGAGCCACCAACAGCAGTATGGGCGCCCTAATTCCAAGACCAGTTCCGAGAACCACAATAAGTCCGAGCGCGGCGAACAGGATGCGCATTCCGAGATAAATCTTCAGGTGCTTCGCTTCGCGGTAGCCCGCCTGGATAAGCAGTGCCCGCATCTTTGAAACTTCCTCGGGCGACCTGGGCAGGGCGCGGCTGAGAGGCTCCATCGCCTGCTCGAAGCGATCTTTCATCTTCGGCCGCTGGGGGCCCTCCACCTTGCGTCCGAGCAGGGACTGCATACGAGCGCCAATCAGCGATGCGGGAGCCATCAATGCCGCCCCGAGCGCAAAAAGCGCGGTGGAAAGTACGACGAAAACGAGCAACAACAGAAAGAGTGGATTCATACTCACACCCGAATCTGAATGATCTTGCGAATCAGCAAGAATCCGATTGTCTGCATAATGATTCCGGCTCCGATGAGCAGGTGGCCGATGGGATCCGTGAACATCGGCCTGATGAACTCGCGGTTCACCAGGAACAGCATCAGGACGCAAGCGGGTGGCATGATCATCAGGATGACCATCGTGAGCCGCCCCTGGGCGGTGTAAACGCGCAACTGGCGAAGAATTTTGAAACGTTCGCGGATGAGGTACGAGAGGTTGTCGAGAATCTCAGCGAGATTGCCGCCGGTCTCGCGCTGCAACAATACGGCGGTCACGAAGAACTTGACGTCCATGAGCGGAATGCGTTCGGTGAGGTTGAGTAGCGCATCCCGCAGAGGCAGGCCAAACTTCTGTTCCTCGAAGACCTTGCGGAACTCGCCCGAGAGTGGCTCCTGCAATTCCGTCGCCATGAGTTCCAGCGCGGTGGTGAAGGCATGGCCGGCACGAATGGCGCGCGCGAGCAGGTCGATAGCGGCCGGAAAGTTCTGCTCGAACAGGTGGAAGCGCTTCATGCGAAGGAAGGCTGCATACCCGAAAGGAAGAGCGCAGCCGATAGCACCACCGAGCAGCATCATGAAAATGTTGCCGGCAAGCAGATACATGGAGACCGCGCCAACGGCAATGACACATGCGTCGATGAGCAGGAACTTGCCGGCGCGCATTTTCATGTCGGCCTGTGCCAGGTAACGTTGCAGCCTGGTGACACGTGCGGAACGTGACAATGCCTTGTTGAGAGCGGGAATCTCGCTCAGCAATTCGTCCCGCAACAACTCGAGCTCTTCCGCTGGATTGCGGCGCTGCGCCTGTTCGACACTGGCGAGGCGGTCGCGAAGAAGGCGGGCGCGCCCGGAACGCTCATCAAAAGCGGCAAATACGGCGAAGCAGCCGACCGCTAGTGCCAGAAAGAACGCGAGCAATATGAACAGCACTTGGCACCTTCCTGTGTTGCCTGGAACTTGTTGCCTACAATTCAGTGTGCGATTCGAAGAGGCTGGTGCTAAGACGGAAGCCGGCAGAGGCAAGCCGGTCGGAGAACTTCGGCCGGATGCCACAAGCTCGGAAAACGCCTTTCACTTTGCCTGCCTCAGATATGCCGCGTCGCTCGAACGTGAAGATCTCCTGCATCGTGACCACCTCGCCTTCCATTCCCGTGACTTCGGAAATGGAAGTGATGCGGCGGCTGCCGTCAACCATGCGGCTCACCTGGACGACGCCATTGATGGCAGACGCAAGCTGCTGTCGGATCGCCTTGTCTGGCAGGTTGAGGTTCGCCATGGACACCATGTTCTCCACGCGAGACAGCGCGTCGCGCGGCGTGTTGGCGTGCACCGTTGTTAACGAACCCTCGTGCCCGGTATTCATGGCCTGAAGCATGTCGAACGCTTCTTCGCCACGCACCTCGCCGACGACAATGCGATCGGGTCGCATGCGCAGGCTGTTGATGACAAGCTGGCGCTGCCTGACGGCGCCCTGGCCTTCGATGTTGGGAGGCCGCGTCTCAAGCCGTACAACGTGCTCCTGCCTGAGCTGAAGCTCGGCCGCGTCTTCGATGGTGATGATGCGTTCAGTTTCCGGAATATGCCCGGAGAGCACGTTAAGAAGCGTGGTCTTGCCGGCGCCGGTTCCGCCCGAAATCAGAATGTTGAGTCGGCCCATGACCATGGCCGTCAGCAGCTCCATCATCGCTGGCGTGAGCGTCTTGTTGTTAAGCAAATCGGTTTGGGTGAGCGGGTCGCGTCCGAATCTACGGATGGACAGGCACGCTCCGTCGATTGCCAGCGGTGGGATGATGGCGTTAACACGCGAACCGTCCGGCAGGCGCGCGTCCACCATGGGCGAAGACTCATCGACGCGGCGACCTACACGCGAGACGATGCGGTCGATGATTTGAATGAGATGCTGGTCGTCCTTGAACGTGAGCTGAGTCCGAACGAGCTTGCCGGCGCGTTCGATATAGACCTGGTTGTAGCGATTGACCAGGATGTCAGAGATGCTGGAATCCTCAAGAAGGCGCTCGAGCGGACCAAGCCCGAAGATCTCGTCAAGAATCTCGCGCGCGAGGCGTTCACGCTCGGTGAAGCTGAGAGGGATGCCTTCATTCGCAATGGTCGTCCGAATGATGCCAAGCACCTCTTCTCGCGCCGTATCGCTGGGCGTGCGGTCGAGCTTCTCAAGGTTGAGCCGGTCAAGGATTTTGCGGTGTAGCTCTGCCTTGACCTGCTGGAATCCAGTTCTTTCGGAGGTTTTCTCGAGCTCTAGCATGCTTTACCCAGGCTCAGAATTGTGAGCGGCCAGTTCTTCGGTTTGGTGTCGGGCGCGGGCTCGGATACGAGTCGCGCTAATTGAGCAAAGGATCGTGAGATTTCTGAATGGTTCTGCTGTACGACGGGCATTCCACGATCAATGGAGACGGAGACGGCCGCATACTCGTTTGGAATCTTTAGCAGAATCTTCGCGCCGGTTGTCGTCTCGATTTCGGAATCGCTGAATCCCGGGATTTTGCGGAAGCGGTTCATGACCAGGCGAAGCCGCTGTGCGCCCGTGCCTTCTCCAAAAAACCGCTGCACTTTTGCTGCACTCCAGAGCGAGGCGACATCGGAGAGGCCAACGAGAAGGACCGTATCGGATAAATCGCAAACGACACGCGAGACGCGATCCAGCCGCGAAGATGCATCAACGACCACGTAACGGAAATGCTGCACCAGAAGATCGAACAAGCGCGCGACATCCGCAGTCGCCGTGTCCTCTGGCAACGGTTCGGTAACGCCGGCGAGCAACTGGAGGCCGCTGTCGAGGCGGGTCATGTAGCCCTCGAGTAACGAGTGGTCAAGGCGGTGCGCGTTGCGAATCGCATCCGAAACCGTAAACGCTGGACGCGCATTCAGGTGCAGGGCTGCGTGGCCGAGCGGAGCAAGGTCGACAAGGACGACGCCGCTCTTCAAGGAGTTCAAGGCGAGGCTGGTGTTGACGGCGATGGTGGTTGCGCCGCTGCCGCCCTTGGTACCGCAGACGGCGATGACTTTTCCGCGCTCATTGTTCTCGCGGCTCTGGCGCTGTGTTGAGGAGGCGCGAACGAAAGCCTCCAACAGTTCGGTTGTTGTAGTGGGACGCTGGAGAAATTCGCGAGCGCCGGCCCGCATCGTGTTGATGATGACTTGCGGTTGGCCGGTATCGCCGACGGCAAAGATGGTTGCTTTTGGAACTTCTGCGCGCAGCAATTCGATTGCGCGGAGCGCAGCCGACGAATTGTTCCTCTCAATATCCACAACAATGACGTGCGGTAGCGCGTCCTGTATGCGACGTACGGTGAGGTCCGTCGCACCGACGGGATAACCGGCAAAACTTTGGACGGTTCTCGCAACCGCAGTTCCATCGACCTGAATCTGCAAGATGGTCTTTTGCTCTTCATCAGGCGCCAGAACGACTACAGACAATTCAGCCATTGAACACTTCCCGCTCCCAAAGACAGATTAGGTTGAGCAAACTGTTCGGATCACGGCCGCTGTTGCACGAGGCGGATCGGCACCGTGTAGGGGCCGGGGGTGCCCGGAGGCGTTTCGGTGGTGCCACCGCCGTTGATGTCTCCGCACTCGATGGGCCCAAGAATGTGCGCCAGCGTGTCTCCCCGGTTAGATCCCGTCTGGACAACGCTGTCTACGAAGACCTTTACGAAGCCCAGGACCTTAATGTCATTGTTCGTGCCCGGATTCACCGTCTGGTTACACGAATCCCAGATCGGAGCCACTGCGAGATTGCGGCTCGTTGCCCCTGGGTTGCGCGAGAGAAAGGCATCGTAGGTGTCGATATTCTCGGTGCCAATCAAATCATTGATTCCCTGCGTGGTTGGGCCGACCATATTGCCGGTCTCGACGTCGATGGCAGTAACCTTCTGCGAATTTCCGCAGCTCAGCAGGTCCGGAGCGCCGCACTGATTCAGACAGCGACCCAGGGTGCAGCGGTACATATCAGCACCGCCAATCTGCTCGCCGTTGTAGGTTCCGTTGCCGAAATCGAGCGAGTAAAACTGACTCGGCGCAAGGCCTGTCTTCGTGACCGACGGTGTCGTGGGCCGTATGAGGTACTGGATACCGAATTTGGTGGAGCTGGTTGGATCGCTTTCGGGCGGACTATTTGCCCAGGCGCTAATGGTGCCATCTGTGTTGAATATGGTGTGGCCGGCAGAACAGGCGACACTCGGCGCTTCACCACTCAGAATTGTGTTTGGCAGAAACAGCGGCTTCAGGCAGTACGAGGTGGAACCTGCAGGCGCGCCATTACCGGTGGTTGCGACCTCGGCAGTAGCGCGTGCAAGAACGTCCGCCCTCTCAACTCCGAGGAACCGTGCGAAATATGTGGCAACTCCGTTGGTTCCGGTGCGGCGCACGGTCACCGTCACTCGCTGGTTCACGTAATCCGGCACAATGTCCGCGTCCTCAAGCAGGACGGACTGTTTCAGGATGCCGTTCTGCGAGGCGATGCTCTTAGCGGAGTTTTTGACGGCTGAATCGAGATCCCAGCTCTCGCAACCGGTAGCGGGAGGAGTTGCCGAGTTGCAAATATTCGTGAACTCGAACGCAGCGGCGAGCGCGGCTGCGTCCGCAGCATGCTGGGCACTCGTGCGAGCCGTGTAGAGCATTCCGAGGTCGATTGCAATGGCGGTGATCCCGAGGAATGCGAATAGCATGATCGTCAGAAGGACGAGGCTAACGCCGCGTTCGGAGTTCTTCCTCTTCATTGCGCACCTCCAGCAGTTGCCTTATCGGCAGACTTGTCGCCAGGTTTTTGATCCATGTACGGAAGGGGGTTGTGTGGCAGAGGGGGTGGAGCGGTTGTAGGTGATACTCTGCGGGCCGTGACGAGGACCATCAGCTCCGTTTTGCTCTTCTGAATGTTCTTGCTCTTGAAGAGGGTTCCGAGAATCGGGATGTCGCCTAGACCGGGGATCTTGGAGGCGATGTTCGTCACCCGATTGTCGAGCAGTCCGGCGATGACGAAGCTCTGGCCATCCTGCAGTTCAAGCTCGGTTGTTGCGCGACGCGTGCTCAGAGCGGGGATGAAGAACCCTGATATCTGCAATGCATTGGTGAAATCGAGCGCGCTGACCTCGGGCATGACCTGAAGGTGGATGCTCCCCTCCGGCGTGATCAGCGGAATAAATTTCAGGCGCACGCCGAACTCCTTGAACATGATGCTGATCGAGGAAGTGCCGGTACCCGCTTGCACGACGGGAAAGGGGAATTCGCCGCCAGCGAGGAAGCTGGCTTCCTTGCCGTTAAGCGCAATCAGGTTTGGCTCAGCAAGAATCTGCAGAATGTTCTTCTGCTGTAGGGCCTTGACGATGACGCCAAGGTTGATGTCGCTGCGGAACAGCATGATGTTCAGCAGATCGGTCATGCCGAAGACGCCGGGCTGATGCTGGAGTGTGTTGCCGATCGCTCCAGCGGCTGCATGATTTCCCGTAACACTTGTGCTGCCGTTGATGTCCGCCGGAAGTGAGCCAACCTTGCTCCCGCTGAAGCTACCGAACTGCTGTGTCGAGGTCGTTCCGAAGGTGTTCGCCGCTCCCGTCGAGAAGAGGTTAAGACCCAGTTGCATCAGCGCCGTGCGGTTCACTTCCGCGAACTTCACTTCGAGCAGTACTTCCTGGGCTCCGACAGGGCCGAACGTCATCACGTTGACAACGTTCTTGGTGTAGGCGCTGGCGATGAGCCCGGCGCGCTCTGCGTCTTCCTTGGTTGCA
This genomic interval from Clostridia bacterium contains the following:
- a CDS encoding pilus assembly protein N-terminal domain-containing protein → MNSRMRFLLGCALLAVLLAIVLDSRASAQAMTESVGASGISLSAKPVFQSVTPSAPQSSGQRMSPQAPTPATPATASDQNITTQEVSDQSAPLRVRVGKSLLINTADRLRRVSVTDPAVADALVVTPTQVLVHGRAPGEVTLLMWNESEQSRSFDLRVDVDATAAGEEMRRIFPGQKIEVSSSRSSLVLSGHVATKEDAERAGLIASAYTKNVVNVMTFGPVGAQEVLLEVKFAEVNRTALMQLGLNLFSTGAANTFGTTSTQQFGSFSGSKVGSLPADINGSTSVTGNHAAAGAIGNTLQHQPGVFGMTDLLNIMLFRSDINLGVIVKALQQKNILQILAEPNLIALNGKEASFLAGGEFPFPVVQAGTGTSSISIMFKEFGVRLKFIPLITPEGSIHLQVMPEVSALDFTNALQISGFFIPALSTRRATTELELQDGQSFVIAGLLDNRVTNIASKIPGLGDIPILGTLFKSKNIQKSKTELMVLVTARRVSPTTAPPPLPHNPLPYMDQKPGDKSADKATAGGAQ
- a CDS encoding type II secretion system F family protein, whose product is MNPLFLLLLVFVVLSTALFALGAALMAPASLIGARMQSLLGRKVEGPQRPKMKDRFEQAMEPLSRALPRSPEEVSKMRALLIQAGYREAKHLKIYLGMRILFAALGLIVVLGTGLGIRAPILLLVAPAFGYFIPRFILKRKVTGRQLSIRLGLADALDMMVVCVEAGLGLDQALARVAGELSTVHPSLSDELQLVNLEMRAGKSRAESLRNLALRTGVDDVRALVAVLIQTDKFGTSIAQALRVHSDSLRTERRQRAEEAAAKTTIKMVPVLVIFILPTMLFVTLGPAVIALVRTVGPAMDK
- a CDS encoding type II secretion system F family protein codes for the protein MLFILLAFFLALAVGCFAVFAAFDERSGRARLLRDRLASVEQAQRRNPAEELELLRDELLSEIPALNKALSRSARVTRLQRYLAQADMKMRAGKFLLIDACVIAVGAVSMYLLAGNIFMMLLGGAIGCALPFGYAAFLRMKRFHLFEQNFPAAIDLLARAIRAGHAFTTALELMATELQEPLSGEFRKVFEEQKFGLPLRDALLNLTERIPLMDVKFFVTAVLLQRETGGNLAEILDNLSYLIRERFKILRQLRVYTAQGRLTMVILMIMPPACVLMLFLVNREFIRPMFTDPIGHLLIGAGIIMQTIGFLLIRKIIQIRV
- a CDS encoding CpaF family protein; protein product: MLELEKTSERTGFQQVKAELHRKILDRLNLEKLDRTPSDTAREEVLGIIRTTIANEGIPLSFTERERLAREILDEIFGLGPLERLLEDSSISDILVNRYNQVYIERAGKLVRTQLTFKDDQHLIQIIDRIVSRVGRRVDESSPMVDARLPDGSRVNAIIPPLAIDGACLSIRRFGRDPLTQTDLLNNKTLTPAMMELLTAMVMGRLNILISGGTGAGKTTLLNVLSGHIPETERIITIEDAAELQLRQEHVVRLETRPPNIEGQGAVRQRQLVINSLRMRPDRIVVGEVRGEEAFDMLQAMNTGHEGSLTTVHANTPRDALSRVENMVSMANLNLPDKAIRQQLASAINGVVQVSRMVDGSRRITSISEVTGMEGEVVTMQEIFTFERRGISEAGKVKGVFRACGIRPKFSDRLASAGFRLSTSLFESHTEL
- a CDS encoding pilus assembly protein TadG-related protein, with amino-acid sequence MKRKNSERGVSLVLLTIMLFAFLGITAIAIDLGMLYTARTSAQHAADAAALAAAFEFTNICNSATPPATGCESWDLDSAVKNSAKSIASQNGILKQSVLLEDADIVPDYVNQRVTVTVRRTGTNGVATYFARFLGVERADVLARATAEVATTGNGAPAGSTSYCLKPLFLPNTILSGEAPSVACSAGHTIFNTDGTISAWANSPPESDPTSSTKFGIQYLIRPTTPSVTKTGLAPSQFYSLDFGNGTYNGEQIGGADMYRCTLGRCLNQCGAPDLLSCGNSQKVTAIDVETGNMVGPTTQGINDLIGTENIDTYDAFLSRNPGATSRNLAVAPIWDSCNQTVNPGTNNDIKVLGFVKVFVDSVVQTGSNRGDTLAHILGPIECGDINGGGTTETPPGTPGPYTVPIRLVQQRP
- a CDS encoding AAA family ATPase: MAELSVVVLAPDEEQKTILQIQVDGTAVARTVQSFAGYPVGATDLTVRRIQDALPHVIVVDIERNNSSAALRAIELLRAEVPKATIFAVGDTGQPQVIINTMRAGAREFLQRPTTTTELLEAFVRASSTQRQSRENNERGKVIAVCGTKGGSGATTIAVNTSLALNSLKSGVVLVDLAPLGHAALHLNARPAFTVSDAIRNAHRLDHSLLEGYMTRLDSGLQLLAGVTEPLPEDTATADVARLFDLLVQHFRYVVVDASSRLDRVSRVVCDLSDTVLLVGLSDVASLWSAAKVQRFFGEGTGAQRLRLVMNRFRKIPGFSDSEIETTTGAKILLKIPNEYAAVSVSIDRGMPVVQQNHSEISRSFAQLARLVSEPAPDTKPKNWPLTILSLGKAC